Proteins from a single region of Mycoplasmopsis edwardii:
- a CDS encoding IS3 family transposase, with product MRHLKKEEWIKIFNAYDDFKSRKISKFEFEQISFSIRQNYWNNKSLEWMLRKRKMYNLNMNIQSKTGKSSKKDKGVGRKKRKVLDYTWIDTLKDDEKDAVIKYYYRIFNENNIDVDIKNIKEIEKLSSSNKSKILLISRSTYYEKLKVKKIEKQEYIKHEEVIRQSFADNKMRYGRRRLSKYLFLTYNIKVNPRTLGNYMKRLNLFTFVRRKKRQKEHKNTNVKFADLVQRDYNSKNNIIYATDVTYIPAPKDINQNHIYLSAIIDHKTKFVTYEISLNNDTELVLNNIKNTKFKNNFILHSDHGSAYSSIDYINKIKSLNGKISMSRIGNSLDNREIEYFFSILKSEIFPDFLWSVVKWILMNYHTKLVNL from the coding sequence ATGAGACATTTAAAAAAAGAAGAATGAATAAAAATCTTTAACGCATATGACGACTTCAAAAGTCGCAAGATTAGTAAATTTGAGTTCGAACAAATCTCTTTTTCAATTAGACAAAATTATTGAAATAACAAATCATTAGAATGAATGTTGAGAAAAAGAAAAATGTATAATTTGAACATGAATATTCAATCTAAAACTGGTAAATCAAGTAAAAAAGACAAAGGTGTAGGTAGAAAGAAAAGGAAAGTTCTTGACTATACGTGAATTGATACCTTAAAAGATGATGAAAAAGATGCGGTTATAAAATACTACTATAGAATTTTTAATGAAAATAACATTGATGTTGATATTAAAAATATTAAAGAAATTGAAAAGCTTTCATCAAGTAATAAATCAAAGATTCTATTAATATCCAGATCAACATATTATGAAAAGTTAAAAGTTAAAAAAATTGAAAAACAAGAATATATTAAACACGAAGAAGTCATTCGTCAAAGTTTTGCTGATAACAAAATGAGATATGGTAGAAGAAGATTATCCAAATATTTATTTTTAACTTATAACATTAAAGTGAACCCAAGAACCCTTGGTAACTATATGAAAAGATTAAATTTATTCACTTTTGTACGTAGAAAAAAGAGACAAAAAGAACATAAAAATACTAATGTTAAGTTTGCGGATTTGGTTCAAAGAGATTATAATTCAAAAAATAACATAATTTACGCAACCGATGTAACTTATATACCAGCTCCAAAAGACATTAATCAAAATCATATTTATTTATCAGCTATAATTGATCATAAAACAAAATTTGTAACATATGAAATATCATTAAATAATGATACTGAATTAGTTTTAAATAATATTAAAAATACAAAATTTAAAAATAATTTTATTTTACATTCAGATCATGGTTCTGCATATTCATCAATAGACTATATCAATAAAATTAAATCTTTAAATGGAAAGATATCAATGTCAAGAATTGGAAATAGTTTAGATAATCGTGAAATTGAGTATTTTTTCTCGATACTTAAAAGCGAAATTTTTCCTGATTTTCTATGAAGTGTCGTCAAATGAATTTTGATGAATTATCATACAAAATTAGTGAATTTGTAA
- a CDS encoding IS3 family transposase, with the protein MRHLKKEEWIKIFNAYDDFKSRKISKFEFEQISFSIRQNYWNNKSLEWMLRKRKMYNLNMNIQSKTGKSSKKGKGVGRKKRKVLDYTWIDTLKDDEKDAVIKYYYRIFNENNIDVDIKNIKEIEKLSSSNKSKILLISRSTYYEKLKVKKIEKQEYIKHEEVIRQSFADNKMRYGRRRLSKYLFLTYNIKVNPRTLGNYMKRLNLFTFVRRKKRQKEHKNTNVKFADLVQRDYNSKNNIIYATDVTYIPAPKDINQNHIYLSAIIDHKTKFVTYEISLNNDTELVLNNIKNTKFKNNFILHSDHGSAYSSIDYINKIKSLNGKISMSRIGNSLDNREIEYFFSILKSEIFPDFSMKCRQMNFDELSYKISEFVNWYNYKRIKL; encoded by the coding sequence ATGAGACATTTAAAAAAAGAAGAATGAATAAAAATCTTTAACGCATATGATGACTTCAAAAGTCGCAAGATTAGTAAATTTGAGTTCGAACAAATCTCTTTTTCAATTAGACAAAATTATTGAAATAACAAATCATTAGAATGAATGTTGAGAAAAAGAAAAATGTATAATTTGAACATGAATATTCAATCTAAAACTGGTAAATCAAGTAAAAAAGGCAAAGGTGTAGGTAGAAAGAAAAGGAAAGTTCTTGACTATACGTGAATTGATACCTTAAAAGATGATGAAAAAGATGCGGTTATAAAATACTACTATAGAATTTTTAATGAAAATAACATTGATGTTGATATTAAAAATATTAAAGAAATTGAAAAGCTTTCATCAAGTAATAAATCAAAGATTCTATTAATATCCAGATCAACATATTATGAAAAGTTAAAAGTTAAAAAAATTGAAAAACAAGAATATATTAAACACGAAGAAGTCATTCGTCAAAGTTTTGCTGATAACAAAATGAGATATGGTAGAAGAAGATTATCCAAATATTTATTTTTAACTTATAACATTAAAGTGAACCCAAGAACCCTTGGTAACTATATGAAAAGATTAAATTTATTCACTTTTGTACGTAGAAAAAAGAGACAAAAAGAACATAAAAATACTAATGTTAAGTTTGCGGATTTGGTTCAAAGAGATTATAATTCAAAAAATAACATAATTTACGCAACCGATGTAACTTATATACCAGCTCCAAAAGACATTAATCAAAATCATATTTATTTATCAGCTATAATTGATCATAAAACAAAATTTGTAACATATGAAATATCATTAAATAATGATACTGAATTAGTTTTAAATAATATTAAAAATACAAAATTTAAAAATAATTTTATTTTACATTCAGATCATGGTTCTGCATATTCATCAATAGACTATATCAATAAAATCAAATCTTTAAATGGAAAGATATCAATGTCAAGAATTGGAAATAGTTTAGATAATCGTGAAATTGAGTATTTTTTCTCGATACTTAAAAGCGAAATTTTTCCTGACTTTTCTATGAAGTGTCGTCAAATGAATTTTGATGAATTATCATACAAAATTAGCGAATTTGTAAATTGATATAATTATAAAAGAATAAAATTGTAA
- a CDS encoding phospholipase D-like domain-containing protein yields the protein MKLSFNVKRMILFIIQLLIAIIIIFGIIFSTVFFNSLLIWLLLVGMYLANVIFILVIYSQNRNNEAKFSWIYLILFLPIIGHILFLIFGLDIKKKRELKLDSLPDYKISHYKEQIHGSLPASNSNIVTKVQNSKHSTSYDAQITLETEGYRFYQKLIKELKKAKKSIFIVTYIIKNSEISKEIINILKKKQSEGVEVKWLIDDFGAIGKQRKYLKNLIKSNSFKIKMIGKIYYPFINYSSFSRNHQKFILIDSQKVFSGGNNISDEYASLSPKYGHWIDLNYEIQGPYVNEYILLFFKLWRLIAREKIDVTKYLNYEIDPTLNINSNALLLTDSPSYNHSKIEDFFLLSLANAKQSIKIATPYFTITNSLEKQLIIALKSNVDITIYFPGLPDKNFVYKVGLNQLNKFIKFGLKVKIYDDHFLHTKMGIIDDQVAWVGTNNLDPRSMFSQYETVDILEGKIVNEINGIFNEYDKRSSDFHLIPHGEREYNKLENFFFDWVKTLI from the coding sequence ATGAAATTAAGTTTTAATGTTAAAAGAATGATTTTATTTATAATCCAACTTTTAATAGCCATCATTATTATCTTTGGTATTATCTTTTCAACTGTATTCTTTAACTCGCTTTTAATTTGGTTGCTATTAGTAGGTATGTATTTAGCTAATGTAATTTTTATCTTAGTGATATACAGCCAAAATAGGAATAATGAAGCTAAGTTTAGTTGAATTTACTTAATCTTATTTTTACCTATAATAGGACATATTCTATTTTTAATCTTCGGATTAGATATCAAGAAAAAAAGAGAGTTAAAACTTGACTCTCTTCCAGATTATAAGATATCTCATTATAAAGAGCAAATTCATGGCAGCTTACCTGCATCTAACTCGAATATAGTTACAAAAGTTCAAAACTCTAAACATAGTACTTCCTATGATGCACAAATAACATTAGAAACTGAAGGTTACAGGTTTTATCAAAAACTAATTAAAGAACTTAAAAAAGCTAAAAAAAGTATTTTTATTGTTACATATATAATTAAGAATTCTGAAATCTCGAAAGAAATCATTAATATTTTAAAAAAGAAACAATCTGAAGGTGTTGAAGTTAAATGACTAATTGACGATTTTGGAGCAATTGGTAAACAACGTAAATATTTAAAAAACCTCATCAAATCAAATTCATTCAAAATCAAAATGATTGGAAAAATTTATTACCCATTCATTAATTATTCATCATTTAGTAGAAACCACCAAAAATTTATTTTAATTGATTCACAAAAAGTATTTTCTGGTGGAAATAACATCTCAGATGAATATGCATCATTAAGCCCAAAATACGGACATTGAATTGATTTAAACTATGAAATACAAGGTCCATATGTTAATGAATATATCTTGCTATTTTTCAAATTATGAAGATTAATAGCACGAGAAAAAATTGATGTAACTAAATACTTGAATTATGAAATTGATCCAACTTTAAATATTAATTCAAACGCTTTATTATTAACTGATTCACCATCATACAATCATTCAAAAATTGAAGACTTTTTCTTATTATCTTTAGCAAACGCAAAGCAAAGTATAAAAATAGCAACTCCATACTTTACAATCACTAACTCATTAGAAAAACAATTAATAATTGCTTTAAAAAGCAATGTAGATATTACTATTTATTTCCCTGGATTACCAGACAAAAATTTTGTTTATAAAGTAGGATTAAACCAACTCAATAAATTCATCAAATTTGGACTTAAAGTAAAAATTTACGATGATCACTTCTTACATACTAAAATGGGTATCATAGATGACCAAGTAGCATGAGTGGGAACAAATAACTTAGATCCACGTAGCATGTTTTCTCAATATGAAACTGTTGATATTCTAGAAGGAAAAATAGTAAATGAAATAAATGGAATCTTCAATGAATATGATAAACGTTCTTCAGATTTCCACTTAATACCTCATGGTGAAAGAGAATATAATAAATTAGAAAACTTCTTTTTTGATTGAGTAAAAACATTAATCTAA
- a CDS encoding HPr family phosphocarrier protein, translating into MKEFTCKIIDPIGLHARPTSLVTAIAAKYKSEAKLSYNGREGNLKSIMNIMALGIKYGAEITIKTSGEDEQEAIDAIRKSLEDHQLI; encoded by the coding sequence ATGAAAGAATTTACATGTAAAATTATTGATCCAATTGGATTACACGCTCGTCCAACTTCATTAGTTACAGCTATCGCTGCTAAATATAAATCAGAAGCAAAATTATCATACAACGGACGTGAAGGTAATTTAAAATCAATTATGAATATTATGGCACTTGGAATTAAATACGGTGCTGAAATTACAATTAAAACATCTGGTGAAGATGAACAAGAAGCAATTGATGCTATCAGAAAATCATTAGAAGATCACCAATTAATTTAA
- a CDS encoding IS3 family transposase, producing the protein MRHLKTEEWIKIFNAYDDFKSRKISKFEFKQISFSIRHNHWSKESLRRMLKKRKMYNLNMNIQSKSGKASKKGKGVGRKKRKVLDYTWIDTLKDDEKDAVIKYYYRIFNENNIDADIKNIKEIEKLSSKNIAKILLIARSTYYEKLKVKKVEKQKLIKHEEVIRQSFVDNKRRYGRRRLSKYLFLTYNIEVNPRTLGNYMKRLNLFTFVRRKKRQKEHKNTNVKFTDLVQRDYNSRNNVIYATDVTYIPAPKDINQNHIYLSAIIDHKTKFVTYEISLNNDTELVLNNIKNTKFKNNFILHSDHGFAYSSIDYIDKIKSLNGKISMSRIGNSLDNREIEYFFLDTYKRNFSWFFYEVSSNEFWWIII; encoded by the coding sequence ATGAGACATTTAAAAACAGAAGAATGAATAAAAATCTTTAACGCATATGACGACTTCAAAAGTCGCAAGATCAGTAAATTTGAATTCAAACAAATTTCTTTTTCTATTAGACACAATCATTGGAGTAAAGAATCATTAAGAAGAATGTTGAAAAAAAGAAAAATGTATAATTTAAATATGAATATTCAGTCTAAATCTGGTAAAGCAAGCAAAAAAGGTAAAGGTGTAGGGAGAAAGAAAAGGAAAGTTCTCGACTATACATGAATTGATACCCTAAAAGATGATGAAAAAGATGCAGTAATAAAATATTACTACAGAATTTTTAATGAAAATAACATTGATGCTGATATCAAAAATATTAAAGAAATAGAAAAACTTTCATCGAAAAACATAGCAAAGATTTTATTAATAGCAAGATCAACATATTACGAAAAGTTAAAAGTTAAGAAAGTCGAAAAACAAAAACTTATTAAACACGAAGAAGTTATTCGTCAAAGTTTTGTGGATAACAAAAGGAGATATGGCAGAAGAAGATTATCCAAATATTTATTTTTAACTTATAACATTGAAGTGAACCCAAGAACTCTTGGAAACTATATGAAAAGATTAAATTTATTCACTTTTGTACGTAGAAAAAAGAGACAAAAAGAACATAAAAATACTAATGTTAAGTTTACAGATTTGGTTCAAAGAGATTATAATTCAAGGAATAATGTAATTTACGCAACTGATGTAACTTATATACCAGCTCCAAAAGACATTAATCAAAATCATATTTACTTATCAGCTATAATTGATCATAAAACAAAGTTTGTAACATATGAAATATCATTAAATAATGATACTGAATTAGTTTTAAATAATATTAAAAATACAAAATTTAAAAATAATTTTATTTTGCATTCAGATCATGGTTTTGCATATTCTTCAATCGATTATATTGATAAAATTAAATCTTTAAATGGAAAGATTTCAATGTCTAGAATTGGTAATAGTTTAGATAATCGTGAAATTGAGTATTTTTTTCTCGATACTTACAAGCGAAATTTTTCCTGATTTTTCTATGAAGTGTCGTCAAATGAATTTTGATGAATTATCATATAA
- a CDS encoding Nif3-like dinuclear metal center hexameric protein gives MTIKEFINKLQTLYPEQNAEPWDKTGYSVKSKQHKKFTGAVLAIDLTTEVLEFAINNNCNVILTHHPFIFQDTLKDEFEQSPYKLPIYKKLKELQITAYSMHTNYDSDLFGTSYQIFNFLDLPKEWFDKTSPTYSAIFNNSLKLGELIEKFNQIFSFKDKMRSNFEKDNNKVFSKVAMLSGSGSMDQIIKMHNELNIDLFITSDIKWNEWITYYELKINIIEIPHMIEQVYAWGFYQELNKIYPNEKFYIKNFDTPFKNIK, from the coding sequence ATGACAATTAAAGAATTTATAAATAAATTACAAACACTATATCCAGAACAAAATGCTGAACCATGAGACAAAACAGGGTATTCAGTTAAATCAAAACAACACAAAAAATTCACAGGTGCAGTTTTAGCAATTGATTTGACAACAGAAGTTTTAGAATTTGCTATAAATAATAACTGTAATGTGATCTTAACACATCATCCTTTTATCTTCCAAGACACACTAAAAGACGAATTTGAACAATCTCCTTATAAATTACCAATTTACAAAAAACTAAAAGAGTTACAAATAACAGCGTATTCTATGCATACTAATTATGATTCAGATTTGTTTGGAACTTCATATCAAATTTTTAACTTTTTAGACTTGCCGAAAGAATGATTTGATAAAACATCACCAACATATAGTGCAATATTCAATAACTCACTAAAATTAGGTGAATTAATTGAAAAGTTTAATCAAATTTTCTCATTTAAGGATAAAATGAGGTCAAACTTTGAAAAAGATAATAATAAAGTTTTTTCAAAAGTTGCAATGTTAAGTGGTTCTGGATCAATGGATCAAATAATCAAAATGCACAATGAATTAAACATTGATTTATTCATAACAAGCGATATTAAATGAAATGAATGAATCACATATTATGAACTAAAAATTAATATAATTGAAATTCCTCACATGATTGAACAAGTTTATGCTTGAGGTTTTTATCAAGAATTAAATAAAATTTATCCAAATGAAAAGTTTTATATCAAGAATTTTGATACACCTTTTAAAAATATCAAATAA